A portion of the Gemmatimonas sp. genome contains these proteins:
- the ybeY gene encoding rRNA maturation RNase YbeY produces the protein MSTDRLPRPEPRAVAISCEGVRVPVAADRLATLARQVLQALRVPRAMLSITFVSARASARLNTTHLGHTGPTDVITFALGADPSGAVIGDIYICPDVARAQAREHGVGVREEIARLVVHGTLHACGWEHPEDETRTTSPMWRRQEQLVRRFWTTSTPRA, from the coding sequence ATGAGTACGGATCGATTGCCCCGACCGGAACCGCGCGCCGTGGCCATCAGCTGCGAGGGCGTGCGAGTTCCGGTGGCGGCCGACCGGCTGGCGACACTCGCCCGCCAGGTGCTGCAGGCCCTCAGGGTGCCGCGCGCCATGCTTTCCATCACCTTCGTCTCGGCCCGCGCGAGTGCGCGGCTCAACACCACCCATCTCGGCCATACCGGACCGACGGACGTGATCACGTTTGCCCTCGGTGCGGATCCGTCGGGGGCGGTCATCGGTGACATCTACATCTGCCCCGACGTGGCGCGTGCCCAGGCACGGGAGCACGGCGTCGGCGTACGGGAAGAGATTGCGCGTCTGGTCGTGCACGGCACGTTGCACGCCTGCGGGTGGGAGCACCCCGAGGATGAGACCCGCACGACGTCGCCAATGTGGCGACGCCAGGAGCAGTTGGTGCGACGCTTCTGGACCACCTCGACCCCCCGCGCATGA
- a CDS encoding PhoH family protein: MSDPRGDRGDVTMTRVSVEGADLQMLAGVNDGNLKELERATGARVALRGDHLSLTGDMDAVTRAEAVAAALVALVRDGKSVSADDVLRLTLTERPADTPGATSSTLALPGARRGVQAKTPGQAAYLKKIAEHDIVVGIGPAGTGKTYLAVAAAVDALMRKRVRRIVLARPAVEAGESLGFLPGDMQAKVDPYLRPLYDSLDDLIPFERIQKLIEARTIEVAPLAFMRGRTLGDAFVILDEAQNATGAQMKMFLTRLGVNSKIVITGDKTQVDLPRREESGLMQIERILHGIEGIAFHYFSEADVVRHRLVRDIIRAYNEDAAGGG; this comes from the coding sequence ATGAGTGACCCCCGGGGCGATCGGGGGGACGTCACAATGACCCGGGTTTCGGTGGAGGGTGCCGACCTGCAGATGCTGGCGGGGGTGAACGACGGCAACCTCAAGGAACTCGAGCGTGCCACGGGGGCCCGCGTCGCACTGCGGGGGGACCATCTTTCCCTCACAGGGGACATGGACGCCGTCACGCGCGCCGAAGCCGTGGCGGCCGCGCTCGTGGCCCTCGTGCGTGACGGCAAGTCGGTATCGGCCGACGATGTCCTGCGGCTGACGCTCACCGAGCGCCCCGCGGATACGCCGGGCGCAACAAGCAGCACCCTCGCGCTCCCCGGCGCGCGGCGCGGCGTGCAGGCGAAGACGCCAGGGCAGGCGGCGTATCTCAAGAAGATTGCCGAGCACGACATCGTGGTCGGGATCGGACCGGCAGGGACGGGCAAGACCTACCTGGCGGTAGCCGCTGCCGTGGATGCACTCATGCGCAAGCGTGTCCGACGCATCGTGCTGGCGCGCCCGGCGGTGGAAGCCGGCGAGAGCCTCGGCTTTCTGCCTGGCGACATGCAGGCCAAGGTCGACCCGTACCTGCGCCCGCTCTACGACTCCCTCGACGACCTGATCCCATTCGAGCGCATCCAGAAGCTCATCGAGGCGCGCACCATCGAAGTGGCCCCCTTGGCCTTCATGCGTGGTCGCACACTGGGCGACGCCTTCGTGATCCTCGACGAAGCGCAGAACGCGACGGGCGCGCAGATGAAGATGTTTCTCACGCGGCTCGGCGTGAACTCCAAGATCGTCATTACCGGTGACAAGACCCAAGTGGATCTGCCGCGCCGAGAGGAGTCGGGCCTCATGCAGATCGAGCGCATCCTGCACGGGATCGAAGGCATCGCGTTCCACTACTTCAGTGAGGCGGACGTCGTGCGCCACCGGCTGGTCCGCGACATCATCCGGGCGTACAACGAAGACGCGGCGGGTGGAGGATGA
- the aspS gene encoding aspartate--tRNA ligase, with protein sequence MSSSIPSSVLATSMRTDTCGLLRRSDVGRTVRLGGWVHRSRDLGGLVFIDLRDRTGLVQLAFGPAWSAAAVQALAAAVGVESVVMCEGEVVAREADRLNPDMGTGEVEVRVHSLRVVGPAVTPALPVARGRGDKMPAEELRLRHRYLDLRRPELQENLVLRHRLLQLSRRYLSDHGYLELETPILTKPTPEGARDYLVPSRVHPGEFYALPQSPQIYKQLFMCCGFDRYFQVARCFRDEDLRADRQPEFTQIDIEASFIGREDILTLAEGLLGAMWREAGHDDVPPQFDRMSYAEAMESYGCDRPDLRYGLKLHDYSALFSALDFAVTTAALANGHRVRGLVVPGGAAWSRKQVDELEALAKGAGAGGLLRLRKADGAYDGPLAKFLTDTAKQTLALTDGDLALFVAAPDRISSPALDRVRQECARRLDLVDEQARRFLWVLDFPMFEQDPETGALAAVHHPFTAPNPEDMAAYPDEPARWRALAYDAVLNGTELGGGSIRTSDPAVQSRMFALLGIGDAEEQERRFGFLLEGLRAGAPPHGGIAFGFDRIAMLLSGAPSLRDVIAFPKTTAARSLFEGAPVAVPADDLAELHIAVATGRRGGTS encoded by the coding sequence ATGTCGTCTTCGATTCCGTCGTCCGTGCTCGCCACGTCCATGCGCACCGACACCTGCGGCCTGCTTCGGCGCAGCGATGTGGGCCGCACCGTTCGCCTGGGCGGGTGGGTGCATCGGAGTCGCGACCTTGGCGGTCTGGTCTTCATCGACCTGCGCGATCGCACGGGGCTGGTCCAACTCGCCTTCGGGCCGGCGTGGAGCGCAGCGGCAGTGCAGGCACTGGCCGCCGCCGTTGGCGTGGAGTCGGTCGTGATGTGCGAAGGGGAGGTCGTGGCCCGCGAGGCCGACCGGCTGAACCCCGACATGGGCACCGGCGAGGTCGAGGTCCGGGTGCACAGTCTGCGTGTCGTGGGGCCTGCCGTCACGCCCGCGCTTCCCGTGGCCCGCGGGCGCGGCGACAAGATGCCCGCCGAGGAACTGCGCCTGCGTCATCGCTATCTCGATCTGCGTCGCCCCGAGTTGCAGGAGAACCTGGTGCTCCGGCACCGGTTGTTGCAGCTGTCGCGGCGCTATCTGTCCGACCACGGCTATCTCGAGTTGGAAACGCCCATCCTCACGAAGCCCACGCCGGAGGGGGCGCGTGACTACCTCGTGCCCAGTCGGGTGCATCCGGGCGAGTTCTATGCGCTGCCGCAGTCGCCGCAGATCTATAAACAGCTGTTCATGTGCTGTGGCTTCGATCGCTATTTCCAGGTCGCCCGCTGCTTCCGTGACGAGGACCTGCGCGCCGACCGGCAGCCGGAGTTCACGCAGATCGACATCGAGGCGTCGTTCATCGGGCGCGAGGACATTCTCACCCTCGCAGAGGGGCTGCTCGGGGCCATGTGGCGCGAAGCCGGCCACGACGACGTGCCGCCGCAATTCGACCGCATGAGCTACGCCGAGGCGATGGAATCGTACGGATGCGACCGTCCGGACCTTCGCTATGGCCTCAAGCTGCACGACTACAGTGCTCTGTTTTCCGCGCTCGACTTTGCGGTAACCACCGCGGCACTGGCGAACGGACACCGGGTGCGTGGCCTCGTGGTGCCCGGCGGCGCGGCGTGGAGTCGCAAGCAAGTGGACGAGCTCGAAGCGCTGGCCAAGGGAGCTGGTGCCGGCGGTCTGCTGCGCCTCCGCAAGGCGGATGGGGCCTACGATGGGCCGCTGGCGAAGTTCCTCACCGACACGGCGAAGCAGACGCTGGCGCTCACTGACGGCGACCTGGCGCTTTTCGTGGCGGCGCCCGACCGCATCAGCAGCCCCGCACTCGATCGGGTGCGGCAGGAGTGCGCGCGCCGACTCGACCTGGTCGACGAGCAGGCGCGCCGCTTTCTCTGGGTCCTCGACTTCCCGATGTTCGAACAGGACCCCGAGACGGGGGCGCTGGCCGCCGTGCATCATCCGTTCACGGCACCGAACCCCGAAGATATGGCCGCCTATCCCGACGAGCCGGCCCGGTGGCGTGCGTTGGCCTATGACGCGGTGCTCAACGGCACCGAGCTGGGTGGTGGCAGCATCCGGACCAGCGACCCCGCCGTTCAGTCGCGCATGTTCGCGCTGCTGGGGATCGGTGATGCCGAGGAGCAGGAGCGTCGGTTCGGCTTCCTGCTTGAAGGATTGCGCGCCGGCGCCCCCCCGCACGGCGGGATCGCGTTCGGCTTCGATCGCATTGCCATGCTGCTCTCCGGTGCGCCGTCGCTGCGTGACGTCATCGCCTTCCCCAAGACCACCGCGGCGCGCTCGCTCTTCGAGGGCGCGCCGGTCGCCGTGCCGGCTGACGATCTTGCGGAGTTGCACATCGCCGTGGCAACGGGCCGACGCGGAGGAACGTCATGA